Proteins encoded by one window of Leptospira barantonii:
- a CDS encoding pyridoxine 5'-phosphate synthase codes for MKIKLSVNINKIATLRNSRGGNIPDLLYFADLVLRAGAQGITVHPREDERHIRKDDVFALKEFIDSYNKKNQTKIEYNIEGEPSPRFLDLVLKTKPNQATLVPVTPGEITSDHGFDFENDMDVLQEYSKILKKEKIRVSLFVETDLENLKLAARSGADRVEFYTGPFAEEFDRSPSSGKECFENQFVPAAQEILNQKMEINAGHDLDHLNLRIFSKLPGLQEVSIGHRLISRALEFGIDRSVKDYLQALS; via the coding sequence TTGAAAATCAAACTGAGCGTAAACATCAATAAAATCGCAACCCTCAGAAATTCAAGAGGCGGGAATATTCCGGATCTTTTGTATTTTGCCGATCTCGTTCTGCGAGCGGGAGCTCAGGGAATCACGGTTCATCCTAGAGAAGACGAAAGACATATCCGCAAAGACGACGTGTTTGCGTTGAAAGAATTCATCGATTCTTATAACAAAAAGAATCAAACAAAAATCGAATACAATATCGAAGGGGAACCCTCCCCCCGTTTTTTGGATTTGGTTTTAAAAACAAAACCGAATCAAGCTACCTTGGTTCCCGTGACTCCGGGTGAAATCACTTCCGATCACGGATTCGATTTCGAAAACGACATGGATGTTCTTCAAGAATATTCTAAAATTCTAAAAAAGGAAAAAATCCGAGTTTCTCTCTTCGTCGAAACCGATCTTGAAAATCTAAAACTCGCGGCTCGATCCGGGGCGGATCGTGTTGAATTTTATACCGGTCCTTTCGCCGAAGAATTCGATCGTTCTCCTTCTTCCGGAAAAGAATGTTTTGAAAACCAATTCGTTCCCGCGGCTCAAGAAATTCTCAACCAAAAAATGGAAATCAACGCCGGTCACGACTTGGATCATTTGAACCTAAGAATTTTTTCCAAACTCCCCGGTCTTCAGGAAGTTTCGATCGGTCATCGATTGATTTCCAGAGCCTTGGAATTCGGAATCGATCGAAGCGTTAAGGATTATCTTCAAGCTCTTTCGTGA
- a CDS encoding TIGR02300 family protein, with amino-acid sequence MATGKKTTSKKTASAAAKKKATAKKAAPKKANASAKKKEEIIKKALSSPSAKSTGVKKTSGSKGVALNPLGKKWTCHTCSTKFYDLNKEEKICPKCGADQNKRPVTRTRTVRPRVVEEEEVIEDDNMAEDEDMEFTEEPLEEALEEDDDADEQAEE; translated from the coding sequence ATGGCAACTGGTAAAAAGACTACATCCAAAAAAACTGCCTCGGCCGCGGCTAAGAAAAAGGCGACGGCGAAAAAAGCTGCGCCTAAAAAAGCGAACGCTTCGGCAAAGAAGAAAGAAGAAATCATCAAGAAGGCTCTTTCGAGTCCTTCCGCAAAGTCCACGGGAGTAAAAAAAACTTCCGGCTCCAAGGGTGTGGCCCTGAATCCTCTTGGAAAAAAATGGACCTGCCATACCTGCTCGACTAAATTTTACGACCTCAACAAAGAAGAAAAAATCTGTCCTAAATGCGGGGCGGATCAAAACAAACGTCCCGTTACGCGCACTCGAACCGTTCGCCCAAGGGTCGTGGAAGAAGAGGAAGTAATCGAAGACGATAACATGGCCGAAGACGAGGATATGGAATTCACCGAAGAACCTCTGGAAGAGGCTTTGGAAGAAGATGATGACGCGGATGAACAAGCGGAAGAGTAA
- the miaA gene encoding tRNA (adenosine(37)-N6)-dimethylallyltransferase MiaA, producing the protein MAHPILILAAPTGAGKTSLITELDPTRFEILSFDSRQIYKEMPIGTAAPTKEQQEMIPHHLVEILSPSENVDAGLYNRLAGDALRDVLNRNKIPVFTAGTGFYLKAFLFGMFPVPNIEDSIREKVLSMSMEEKRILLKELDPDSLEKIFPGDDYRLGRALEVNLMGEKWSRLKIDPKTSAVHNYNLEIRAGVFLDLDRKVLYERINGRAKQMIELGMAEEAWTIRERYGETCPGLKSLGYNFALENKKGNSNLERFLEDLSQSHRNYAKRQVTWFRKETYLQPMDRSEALERIKHIK; encoded by the coding sequence TTGGCTCATCCGATTTTGATTCTCGCCGCTCCGACAGGAGCGGGTAAAACCTCCCTCATCACGGAACTCGATCCTACACGATTCGAGATTCTTTCCTTCGACTCCAGACAAATCTACAAAGAGATGCCGATCGGAACCGCCGCTCCCACAAAGGAGCAACAGGAAATGATTCCTCACCATCTCGTCGAAATTCTTTCTCCCTCTGAAAACGTAGACGCCGGTCTTTACAATCGACTCGCCGGGGATGCGCTTCGAGACGTTTTAAATCGAAATAAAATTCCAGTGTTTACCGCCGGGACCGGTTTTTATCTCAAAGCCTTTTTATTCGGAATGTTTCCGGTTCCGAATATCGAAGATTCCATTCGTGAAAAAGTTCTTTCCATGAGTATGGAGGAAAAACGGATTCTTTTAAAGGAATTGGATCCGGATTCTTTGGAAAAAATATTTCCGGGAGACGATTACAGACTCGGTCGAGCCTTGGAAGTCAATTTGATGGGAGAAAAATGGTCCCGCTTGAAGATCGATCCGAAAACTTCCGCCGTTCACAATTACAATCTGGAGATTCGTGCGGGAGTTTTTTTAGATCTGGATCGTAAAGTTCTTTATGAAAGAATCAATGGACGAGCCAAACAGATGATCGAGCTCGGAATGGCCGAAGAGGCTTGGACGATCCGAGAACGATACGGAGAAACTTGTCCCGGTCTCAAATCCTTAGGCTATAATTTTGCACTTGAAAATAAAAAAGGAAACTCCAATCTAGAGAGATTCCTTGAGGATTTAAGCCAGTCTCATAGGAATTATGCCAAACGGCAGGTCACTTGGTTTCGTAAGGAGACTTACTTGCAACCGATGGATCGGTCCGAGGCGCTGGAACGTATCAAACACATAAAGTAA
- the hfq gene encoding RNA chaperone Hfq gives MSAKNNIQDQLLNTARKDKLDLTIYLLNGVPLKGKVVSFDNFTIVLEQENKQSLVYKHAISTIIPAKIIKLYTEETKDAAQG, from the coding sequence ATGTCTGCTAAAAACAATATACAGGACCAACTCTTAAACACTGCCCGTAAGGATAAATTGGATCTTACGATTTATCTTTTGAACGGGGTTCCTTTGAAAGGTAAGGTAGTAAGTTTCGATAATTTCACGATTGTGCTTGAGCAGGAAAATAAACAAAGTCTCGTTTATAAACACGCGATCTCTACGATCATTCCCGCCAAGATCATCAAACTTTATACCGAGGAAACCAAAGACGCAGCGCAAGGATAA
- a CDS encoding mannose-1-phosphate guanylyltransferase: MKQDKPVVLIMAGGKGERFWPRSRVSTPKQLQKVYSNKTLLKETLERALTITSIDRIYIGTNASLKKSILAQEKNFPEKNFIIEPEGKNTAPIIALASLYFRETYGDPIQVVLSADAWINPVKEFTKTISKALEQAENHLVLLGIKPNRPEVGYGYIEAGKSTDGCFAVKSFYEKPDVKTALKYIKKKNFYWNPGIFLWKTSTILEEFKAYSPKILGPLEERFPFKKAGELSAAFKIIPSDPVDIAIMEKSSRIRMVEASFGWDDVGSWTSLERVMPGDTNGNRHMGKTILFHKSSGNITQTRKEFTAVLGVNDLIVVEEEDVLFISTKSGVGDIKNLVAELRKNKTLQKYTE, encoded by the coding sequence ATGAAACAGGATAAACCGGTAGTACTCATTATGGCGGGCGGCAAGGGAGAACGTTTTTGGCCCCGTTCCAGAGTATCCACACCGAAACAACTTCAGAAAGTATATTCCAATAAAACGCTTCTGAAAGAAACCTTGGAACGCGCGCTCACGATCACGTCGATCGATCGCATTTATATCGGAACCAATGCGAGTTTGAAAAAATCCATTCTCGCTCAGGAAAAGAATTTTCCGGAAAAGAATTTCATCATAGAACCGGAAGGAAAAAACACAGCGCCCATCATCGCGCTTGCTTCTCTTTACTTTCGGGAAACATACGGAGATCCGATTCAGGTTGTGTTGTCCGCGGATGCGTGGATCAATCCCGTGAAGGAATTCACGAAGACGATTTCAAAAGCGCTGGAACAAGCGGAGAATCATCTTGTACTTCTCGGGATCAAACCGAATCGTCCCGAGGTCGGTTACGGTTATATCGAAGCCGGAAAGTCGACTGACGGCTGTTTTGCGGTAAAATCCTTTTACGAAAAACCGGACGTAAAGACCGCATTGAAGTATATCAAGAAAAAGAATTTCTACTGGAATCCCGGAATCTTTCTTTGGAAGACTTCCACAATATTAGAAGAATTTAAAGCGTATTCTCCGAAGATTCTCGGTCCTCTCGAAGAAAGATTTCCTTTTAAAAAAGCGGGAGAATTATCCGCGGCGTTTAAGATCATTCCTTCCGATCCGGTGGATATCGCGATCATGGAAAAAAGTTCTCGGATCAGAATGGTGGAAGCGAGTTTCGGTTGGGACGACGTGGGTTCTTGGACCTCTCTCGAAAGGGTAATGCCCGGCGACACGAACGGAAACAGACATATGGGAAAGACGATTCTATTTCACAAATCGTCCGGCAACATCACTCAGACGAGAAAAGAATTCACGGCGGTTCTTGGTGTGAACGATTTGATTGTTGTCGAAGAGGAAGACGTTCTATTTATCAGTACGAAATCGGGAGTAGGCGATATCAAAAACCTAGTCGCGGAACTTCGTAAAAATAAAACTTTACAAAAGTACACGGAATAG
- a CDS encoding chemotaxis protein CheW, with protein sequence MSSEIDHQYILFSLGDEEYAIPISLVDEIIKISNLIRIPKAKTYFAGIMDIRGKVVKMVDLAVKLTVPRDGEVEYDRAIVVKVNGQSVGIIVDKVANVVLFPPESINPPPPSVKGISGRYITGIGKKDDRFIIIIDVEKILGSEELAELGSNVG encoded by the coding sequence ATGTCATCCGAAATCGACCACCAATACATTCTTTTCAGCCTGGGAGACGAGGAATACGCGATTCCGATTTCTCTCGTGGACGAGATCATCAAGATCAGTAATTTAATCCGAATTCCCAAAGCAAAAACTTATTTTGCGGGAATCATGGATATCCGGGGTAAGGTGGTCAAGATGGTGGATCTTGCCGTCAAACTCACCGTTCCAAGGGACGGGGAAGTGGAATACGATCGTGCGATCGTAGTTAAGGTCAACGGACAATCCGTTGGAATCATCGTGGACAAGGTGGCTAACGTGGTTTTGTTTCCGCCCGAATCCATCAATCCTCCTCCGCCTTCCGTCAAAGGAATTTCGGGAAGATACATCACCGGAATCGGAAAGAAGGACGATCGATTTATCATCATCATAGACGTGGAAAAGATTTTGGGATCGGAAGAATTGGCCGAACTAGGAAGCAATGTCGGATGA
- a CDS encoding LIC_12238 family plasminogen-binding lipoprotein yields the protein MRSNILRTSSFLRLLAFALLFVSAIACFKPTGEFGWALLDEDKFNVLEKKIMTVGEYTVTRENLIFPDDKTIRYIYRFSRSVPETAETYVSLSRFQLGYNEMDVLRKRPNPVSKTIEGSFQGLSPGKYLLKVAYEGDVIDEVEFLVRSAETPYREDSSSSPSDDDIEKAMK from the coding sequence ATGAGATCAAACATTTTGCGGACTTCTTCGTTTCTCCGCCTTCTCGCCTTTGCGCTGTTATTCGTTTCCGCCATTGCATGTTTTAAACCTACCGGAGAATTCGGTTGGGCCCTGCTCGACGAAGACAAGTTCAATGTCCTTGAAAAGAAGATCATGACCGTCGGAGAATATACGGTTACAAGGGAGAATCTGATTTTTCCGGACGACAAAACCATCCGTTATATCTATCGATTTTCCAGATCCGTTCCCGAGACCGCGGAAACCTACGTGAGTTTGAGCCGCTTTCAACTCGGATACAACGAGATGGACGTTCTTAGAAAAAGACCGAACCCCGTTTCGAAAACGATCGAAGGTTCCTTCCAAGGTTTGAGCCCCGGAAAATATCTTTTGAAAGTGGCTTACGAAGGGGATGTGATCGACGAGGTCGAGTTTTTGGTTCGTTCCGCAGAAACTCCGTATAGGGAGGATTCTTCCTCTTCCCCGTCGGACGACGACATCGAAAAAGCGATGAAGTAA
- a CDS encoding CBS domain-containing protein produces the protein MYIKQILAKKDRKLLSVEPETSVMDAVKFMTKYDIGSVMILTDGKLKGIFTERDVLHLSAELGLDFFKKSVSEVMSTSLTTMTPEGDVDELLATMLKKRIRHMPILEEGILIGIISIGDAVKAKIEKTEEENKNLKQYMYNENGFI, from the coding sequence ATGTATATTAAACAGATCCTGGCAAAAAAAGACCGAAAACTTCTTTCGGTGGAACCCGAGACCTCGGTAATGGATGCGGTCAAGTTTATGACCAAATACGATATCGGCTCGGTGATGATTCTAACCGACGGTAAACTCAAAGGAATTTTTACCGAAAGGGACGTTCTCCATCTTTCGGCGGAATTGGGTCTGGACTTTTTCAAAAAATCGGTCTCGGAAGTGATGTCGACCTCTTTGACTACGATGACTCCGGAGGGTGATGTGGACGAACTTCTCGCCACGATGCTCAAAAAAAGAATCCGTCACATGCCCATCCTGGAAGAAGGAATTTTGATCGGAATCATTTCCATCGGGGACGCGGTCAAAGCGAAGATCGAAAAAACAGAAGAAGAGAATAAAAATCTCAAACAATACATGTACAACGAGAACGGATTTATCTAA
- a CDS encoding ATP-binding response regulator, with product MNPSENNSSPSILIVDDEWLIAFNLQVSLQKLGYRISGTARTADEALEVAERTKPDLILMDIRIEGELDGIQAAERIQKKMDVPVIFMTAFADEETFNRAVDKASMFGYISKPFQPQALKNSIEIALKQQQRFGKAREEGKEFRDVIQNIGEGAVSLDREGKILFMNRTAEALTGWFLSDVQGENGEKVLSLSTDAGENIKTGIGKPDHLKYIPSLLTRKNGSRIQVAFRVSPIRDEDGTIAGSIITLSELSSLSVSEKEISEMEKVIQSERRLDSIQKLAAGLAHEINNPLMGIINYGHIIRNHKGGDADTKNYARLVIEQGERIAAIIRNLVLFSRKDPEQPIQTNIKQLVGSVEDMITEMLKSQEIQLEKNVPEDLEVSIRPNQIREVLYNILYYYSENQKKGRIHLKAALDVGDIPILKILVSGKLGIELNLSEESRFEPFENFRSNDARIGMGLSVCYGILQANRGQLLLKKSNSGWDFIVQIPV from the coding sequence ATGAACCCCTCCGAAAATAATTCCAGTCCTTCGATCCTGATCGTGGACGACGAATGGCTGATTGCGTTCAACCTTCAGGTTTCTCTTCAGAAATTGGGTTATAGAATTTCGGGAACCGCAAGAACAGCGGATGAGGCCCTGGAAGTCGCGGAACGAACCAAACCGGATTTGATTCTCATGGACATTCGGATCGAGGGAGAACTCGACGGGATCCAAGCCGCGGAAAGAATCCAAAAGAAAATGGACGTCCCCGTTATCTTTATGACCGCATTTGCTGACGAAGAAACGTTCAACCGAGCCGTCGATAAGGCTTCGATGTTCGGTTATATCTCCAAACCCTTTCAACCCCAAGCACTTAAGAATTCGATCGAGATCGCGCTCAAACAACAACAACGTTTCGGCAAAGCAAGGGAAGAAGGAAAAGAATTCAGAGACGTCATTCAAAACATAGGCGAAGGTGCGGTTTCCTTGGATCGGGAAGGAAAAATCTTATTTATGAACCGGACCGCGGAGGCCTTAACGGGTTGGTTTCTCTCCGACGTACAAGGGGAGAATGGAGAAAAGGTTCTCAGTCTTTCTACCGACGCGGGAGAAAACATCAAAACCGGAATCGGAAAACCCGATCATCTGAAATACATTCCTTCCTTACTCACTCGTAAAAACGGAAGCAGGATTCAAGTTGCGTTTCGGGTTTCTCCGATTCGCGACGAGGACGGAACGATCGCGGGTTCCATCATCACCTTGTCCGAACTTTCATCACTTTCCGTTTCCGAGAAAGAAATTTCCGAAATGGAAAAAGTAATTCAATCCGAAAGAAGATTGGATTCCATTCAAAAACTCGCGGCGGGTCTTGCGCACGAGATCAACAATCCTTTGATGGGAATCATCAACTACGGACATATCATTCGCAATCATAAGGGCGGAGACGCGGACACGAAAAACTACGCGCGTCTCGTCATCGAACAAGGGGAAAGAATCGCGGCGATCATCCGCAACCTCGTTTTGTTTTCCAGAAAAGATCCCGAACAACCGATTCAAACAAACATAAAACAACTCGTGGGTTCCGTGGAAGATATGATCACGGAAATGTTAAAGTCTCAAGAGATTCAACTGGAAAAAAACGTTCCGGAAGACCTCGAGGTTTCGATTCGACCAAATCAGATCCGCGAAGTACTTTATAACATTCTGTATTACTATTCCGAAAATCAGAAAAAAGGGCGCATTCATTTGAAAGCCGCATTGGATGTGGGCGATATTCCCATACTCAAGATTTTGGTTTCCGGAAAACTGGGAATCGAACTCAATCTGAGCGAGGAAAGTAGATTCGAACCTTTCGAAAACTTTCGTTCGAACGACGCTCGAATCGGTATGGGGCTCTCGGTTTGTTACGGGATTCTCCAGGCGAACCGGGGCCAGCTACTTCTCAAAAAATCGAACTCGGGCTGGGACTTCATCGTTCAAATTCCTGTTTGA
- a CDS encoding class I fructose-bisphosphate aldolase — translation MIDKIKAALGAEADSLLNHTCKTIPKESLSLPGTNYVDDILSKSDRNNSVLRNYQAILNTGRLAGTGFTSILPVDQGIEHSAGASFAKNPAYFDPENIVKLAIEGGCNAVASTLGVLGLVSRKYAHKIPFIVKINHNELLSYPNKFDQILFANVEQAFDMGAAAVGATIYFGSEESSRQIQEISEAFHRAHELGLVTILWAYLRNDGFKPDKIDYHLATDLTGQANHLGATIQADIVKQKLPEVFAGGFKDLKFGKKDDRMYTALSADNPIDMARYQVANCYMGKIGLINSGGASGENDLGDAVKAAVVNKRAGGMGLISGRKAFQKPMKDGVALLNAIQDVYLSKDVTIA, via the coding sequence ATGATCGATAAAATTAAAGCCGCCCTGGGTGCAGAAGCGGATTCTCTTTTAAACCATACTTGTAAAACGATTCCAAAAGAATCTTTAAGCCTTCCCGGCACAAACTACGTAGACGATATTCTTTCCAAAAGCGATCGAAACAATTCGGTTCTTAGAAACTATCAGGCGATCTTGAACACGGGTAGACTCGCCGGAACCGGTTTTACTTCCATTCTTCCTGTCGATCAGGGAATCGAACACAGCGCGGGCGCTTCTTTCGCGAAAAACCCGGCTTACTTCGATCCTGAAAACATCGTAAAACTCGCCATCGAAGGCGGTTGTAACGCGGTCGCTTCCACTCTCGGCGTGTTGGGACTTGTTTCCAGAAAATACGCGCACAAGATTCCTTTCATCGTAAAGATCAACCACAACGAACTTCTTTCTTATCCGAACAAGTTCGACCAAATCCTTTTTGCAAACGTGGAACAAGCGTTTGATATGGGTGCGGCCGCGGTCGGAGCTACGATCTATTTCGGTTCGGAAGAATCTTCCCGTCAAATTCAGGAAATTTCGGAAGCGTTCCACAGAGCGCACGAACTCGGACTCGTAACCATTCTTTGGGCTTACTTAAGAAACGACGGTTTCAAACCGGACAAGATCGACTATCACTTAGCGACCGACTTAACCGGACAAGCGAACCACTTAGGCGCGACCATCCAAGCCGACATCGTGAAACAAAAACTTCCCGAAGTTTTTGCGGGCGGATTTAAGGATTTGAAATTCGGTAAAAAAGACGATAGAATGTATACCGCTCTTTCCGCCGATAACCCGATCGACATGGCTCGTTATCAAGTGGCGAACTGCTACATGGGTAAAATCGGTCTGATCAATTCCGGAGGAGCTTCCGGAGAAAACGATTTAGGCGACGCTGTAAAAGCCGCGGTTGTAAACAAAAGAGCGGGCGGTATGGGACTCATTTCGGGAAGAAAGGCGTTCCAAAAACCGATGAAGGACGGAGTTGCTCTTTTGAACGCGATTCAGGACGTTTATCTTTCCAAAGACGTAACGATCGCTTAA
- a CDS encoding cysteine synthase A, with the protein MNVKKDFSSAVGNTPLILLRSFSEETGCNIYGKAEFLNPGGSVKDRAALYIVEDAEKKGLLKPGGTVVEGTAGNTGIGLTHICNSKGYKTLIIIPDTQSQEKIDLLRTLGAEVRTVPAVPYKDPNNYVKVSGRIAEELENAVWANQFDNLANREAHYKTTGPEIWEQTEGKIDAWITSLGTGGTYAGVSLFLKEKNPKIKTVVADPFGSGIYNFVKKGEVVAEGSSFTEGIGNGRITENMKDAPMDDAIRIGDEECLKVVYQLLSKDGLFLGGSTGINVAAAVQLAKQLGPGHTVVTVLCDSGARYQSRIFNKEWLASKGFKVPE; encoded by the coding sequence ATGAACGTTAAAAAAGATTTTTCGAGCGCGGTCGGTAACACGCCGCTCATTCTGCTTCGCAGTTTCAGCGAAGAAACCGGTTGTAATATCTACGGAAAGGCGGAGTTCTTAAACCCCGGCGGTTCCGTAAAAGATAGGGCCGCGCTTTACATCGTGGAAGACGCGGAAAAAAAAGGACTTCTGAAGCCCGGAGGAACCGTCGTCGAAGGTACGGCAGGGAACACGGGAATCGGTCTGACCCATATCTGCAACTCTAAGGGATATAAAACTCTCATCATCATTCCGGACACGCAGTCTCAGGAAAAAATCGATCTGCTTCGAACGCTCGGTGCGGAAGTAAGAACGGTTCCTGCGGTTCCTTACAAGGATCCGAACAACTACGTAAAGGTTTCGGGAAGAATCGCGGAAGAACTGGAGAACGCTGTATGGGCCAATCAGTTCGATAACCTCGCAAACCGAGAAGCGCATTACAAAACCACCGGTCCCGAAATCTGGGAACAAACCGAGGGAAAGATCGACGCTTGGATCACTTCACTCGGAACGGGTGGAACGTATGCCGGAGTTTCCCTGTTCTTAAAGGAAAAAAATCCTAAGATCAAAACCGTGGTCGCCGATCCGTTCGGTTCTGGAATTTATAATTTCGTAAAGAAGGGAGAGGTCGTTGCGGAAGGAAGTTCTTTTACCGAAGGAATCGGTAACGGAAGAATCACCGAGAACATGAAGGACGCTCCTATGGACGACGCGATTCGGATCGGAGACGAAGAATGTCTGAAAGTCGTTTATCAACTTCTTTCCAAGGACGGATTGTTTCTCGGAGGTTCCACGGGAATCAACGTGGCCGCCGCGGTCCAACTCGCAAAACAACTCGGTCCCGGTCATACCGTCGTAACCGTGTTGTGCGATTCGGGTGCGCGTTACCAATCCCGGATCTTCAACAAGGAGTGGTTGGCTTCCAAGGGATTCAAAGTTCCCGAATAA
- a CDS encoding LA_0442/LA_0875 N-terminal domain-containing protein, with translation MKFFAQVQRTFVFSKILFLFFVLLFADSVFGETILFKSGDRSYATVIDQDPETVTVIKEGKRERLAKSKILKIIFKEIRDEQEIAKILEAEKKKLNKEGKKSDKEEQLDTIYLEQMIKENSYKIVQKRLALMEKYLEERDGDWERYISAKRNPWEPVWKSAILPGWGHSFMKQEGWSSTYSTLFFVSLISYVGLDAAEKDRASAYNKKIEKILETQFTTGLIPTSSLPTGVLDQYNQINTFKNLNSLNSIRSDESSYKHAKHAAAGIAIGIYLIQLTHSYFTGKTWAQNNVIQTPTGETVSEGFGIRGNPMVAKEIAGGARSVDVGGQLMYSLFF, from the coding sequence GCCCAGGTTCAAAGGACGTTTGTCTTTTCGAAAATTCTTTTCTTATTCTTCGTCCTCCTTTTTGCCGATTCGGTTTTCGGAGAAACCATTCTTTTTAAATCCGGAGATCGCTCCTACGCCACGGTAATCGACCAAGACCCGGAAACGGTCACGGTCATCAAGGAAGGGAAACGCGAAAGATTAGCAAAATCTAAAATTCTCAAGATCATTTTTAAGGAAATCCGGGACGAACAGGAGATCGCCAAAATTCTCGAAGCGGAAAAAAAGAAACTGAACAAGGAAGGCAAAAAAAGCGATAAGGAAGAACAACTCGATACGATCTATCTCGAACAAATGATCAAAGAGAACAGCTACAAGATCGTTCAAAAACGTCTGGCCTTGATGGAAAAATATTTAGAGGAACGGGACGGAGACTGGGAACGTTATATCTCCGCGAAAAGAAATCCTTGGGAACCGGTTTGGAAATCCGCGATTCTTCCGGGTTGGGGTCACAGTTTTATGAAACAGGAAGGTTGGAGTTCGACCTATTCCACCCTATTCTTCGTTTCCTTGATTTCGTATGTGGGTTTGGACGCGGCCGAAAAGGACAGAGCCAGCGCTTATAACAAAAAGATCGAAAAGATTCTGGAAACTCAATTCACTACGGGCTTGATTCCCACTTCCAGCCTTCCGACGGGGGTTTTGGATCAATACAATCAAATCAATACATTCAAAAACTTGAATTCTTTAAATTCCATCCGTTCGGACGAATCGAGTTACAAACACGCAAAACACGCCGCGGCCGGAATTGCGATCGGAATCTATCTGATCCAGTTGACACATTCTTACTTTACCGGAAAAACATGGGCGCAGAACAACGTGATCCAAACTCCTACGGGTGAAACCGTTTCCGAGGGTTTTGGAATTCGAGGAAATCCGATGGTTGCTAAGGAAATCGCCGGCGGAGCCAGAAGTGTGGACGTGGGCGGTCAGTTGATGTATTCTTTGTTTTTCTAA